One region of Bacillus pumilus genomic DNA includes:
- the gltB gene encoding glutamate synthase large subunit: MTYNQLPQPQGLYRPEFEHDACGIGLYAHLKGEATHSIVKKGLQMLCQLDHRGGQGSDPYTGDGAGLMVQLPDAFFRKSCKDFALPEKGRYGVGMVFFSKEDDEKTRQAIEQKINGFIKQEGQTLIGWRTVPIDAGKIGTVAAKSCPVVRQVFIGANDKITDRLSFERKLYVIRKQAENWGTAEEKQFYFVSLSSQTIVYKGLLTSDQVDAFYLDLQDETFVSAFSLVHSRFSTNTFPTWERAHPNRYLIHNGEINTLRGNINWMRAREQQFVSEAFGDDLDKILPVLNADGSDSSILDNAFEFFVLAGRTPAHTAMMLIPEPWTENTHMSKEKRAFYEYHSSLMEPWDGPTAISFTDGKQIGAILDRNGLRPARYYVTNDDHIIFSSEVGVIDTNEEDVKYKDRLEPGKMLLIDLEEGRIISDEEVKSTIANELPYQKWLDEEMVHVNRSEENSENSSIMDDLLTRQRAFHYTYEDIQKYLIPLLEEGKDPIGSMGSDTPLAVLSDRAQSLFSYFKQLFAQVTNPPIDAIREQLVTSTMTWLGAEGDILHPNEYSCRRIKLYTPVLTSGQFNGLRTIVHNAFKSKTIHTLFTDDLKRGLDAMFEEAEKAIREGVSLLILSDREMTEEKVPIPPLLALSALHQHLVRQGLRTKVSLIVESGEVREVHHFAALIGYGADAIHPYLVYETYKQLIAEEAISFSFDEAVTKFGKSVTEGVVKVMSKVGISTVQSYRGAQIFEAVGISEDVIQAYFTGTASQLGGIDLETIAHEAKLRHEAGYQAATDQTLESGSDFQWRKNGEHHAFNPKTIHTLQWACRNEDYDLFKQYTKAADEERIGFLRNLFAFQPKQKPVRLEDVESAESIVRRFKTGAMSFGSLSKEAHEALAIAMNRIGGKSNSGEGGEDPARFTVDKRGDDRRSAIKQIASGRFGVKSHYLVNADELQIKMAQGAKPGEGGQLPGNKVYPWVADVRGSTPGVGLISPPPHHDIYSIEDLAQLIHDLKNANRDARISVKLVSKAGVGTIAAGVAKGTADVIVISGYDGGTGASPKTSIKHTGLPWELGLAEAHQTLVLNGLRERVVLETDGKLMTGRDVVMAAILGAEEYGFATAPLVVLGCVMMRACHLDTCPVGVATQNPELRKKFMGNPDHIVNFMMFIAEEVREILAELGFTSMDELIGRTDVLGVSERAKAHWKAGQLDLETLLYQPEGARTFRTPQNHKIDESLDMNEILPYVQEALNHQTPVDLSLNIRNINRVAGTITGSEVSKRYGEEGLPEDTITLRFTGSAGQSFGAFVPKGMSLYLTGDSNDYIGKGLSGGKIAVKTSDHFVQNGHENVIVGNVAFYGATSGKAYINGRAGERFAVRNSGVQVVVEGIGDHGCEYMTGGRVVILGDVGKNFGAGMSGGVAYVHTSDAKQFKRMCNMEMIMFEKLTDHDEEQEVKQLIQEHLHYTNSAKASALLENWAQEKDQFIKVIPRNYKMMLQSIEEQKQAGLSHEEAVMYAFEANTKPKNQETANGQKAALAH, encoded by the coding sequence ATGACTTATAATCAACTACCACAACCACAAGGTCTCTACCGTCCTGAATTTGAACATGATGCATGTGGGATCGGACTGTACGCTCATTTAAAAGGGGAAGCGACACACAGCATCGTCAAAAAGGGATTACAAATGCTGTGCCAGCTTGATCACCGCGGCGGGCAAGGCAGTGATCCGTATACAGGTGATGGTGCCGGCTTAATGGTACAACTACCAGACGCTTTCTTTAGAAAAAGCTGCAAAGACTTTGCACTTCCTGAAAAGGGCCGTTACGGGGTAGGAATGGTCTTCTTTTCAAAAGAGGATGACGAGAAAACGCGCCAAGCCATCGAGCAAAAAATCAACGGGTTCATTAAACAAGAAGGTCAAACATTAATTGGCTGGAGAACAGTTCCTATTGATGCAGGGAAAATTGGTACTGTCGCAGCGAAGAGCTGTCCGGTTGTGAGGCAAGTCTTTATCGGGGCAAATGACAAGATCACAGATCGTTTGTCATTTGAAAGAAAATTATATGTCATTCGTAAACAGGCTGAGAACTGGGGGACAGCAGAGGAAAAACAATTTTACTTTGTCAGCCTGTCGAGTCAAACCATTGTATACAAGGGGCTTTTAACATCAGATCAAGTCGATGCTTTTTATCTTGATCTTCAGGATGAAACATTTGTTTCTGCATTTTCACTTGTTCATTCACGATTTAGTACAAATACATTTCCTACATGGGAAAGAGCCCATCCAAACCGCTATTTGATTCACAACGGTGAAATCAACACATTAAGAGGAAACATCAATTGGATGAGAGCAAGAGAACAACAATTCGTATCTGAAGCTTTCGGAGACGATTTAGACAAGATTTTGCCAGTGCTGAATGCAGACGGAAGTGATTCATCCATTCTAGACAATGCCTTTGAATTCTTTGTGCTTGCAGGCCGAACACCTGCTCATACAGCCATGATGCTGATTCCAGAGCCATGGACTGAAAACACGCACATGTCGAAAGAAAAACGGGCATTTTATGAATACCATAGTTCTCTTATGGAGCCGTGGGATGGGCCAACAGCTATTTCCTTTACTGATGGTAAACAAATCGGAGCCATCTTAGACCGAAACGGATTAAGACCGGCAAGATACTATGTCACAAATGATGATCATATCATTTTCTCTTCTGAGGTCGGGGTGATCGACACAAATGAAGAGGATGTGAAGTATAAAGATCGTCTTGAGCCAGGTAAAATGCTTTTAATTGATTTAGAAGAAGGGCGAATTATTTCTGACGAAGAAGTGAAATCGACGATTGCGAATGAACTTCCTTATCAAAAATGGCTTGATGAAGAAATGGTGCACGTCAATCGCTCGGAAGAAAATTCAGAAAATTCTAGTATAATGGATGATTTATTGACGCGCCAGCGTGCCTTCCATTATACGTACGAGGACATTCAAAAGTATTTAATTCCTTTACTAGAAGAAGGCAAGGACCCAATCGGTTCAATGGGAAGCGACACTCCGCTTGCTGTGTTATCAGATCGTGCGCAGTCTCTGTTTTCTTACTTCAAGCAGCTGTTTGCACAAGTGACGAACCCGCCGATTGACGCCATTCGTGAGCAGCTTGTGACATCTACGATGACGTGGTTAGGTGCTGAAGGAGATATTTTACATCCGAATGAATATTCATGCCGACGAATTAAACTGTATACACCCGTCTTAACAAGCGGGCAGTTTAACGGTTTGAGAACAATTGTTCATAATGCCTTTAAAAGTAAAACGATTCATACTCTTTTTACCGATGATTTAAAGCGCGGGCTGGATGCGATGTTTGAAGAGGCGGAAAAAGCGATCCGCGAAGGTGTATCTTTATTAATTCTTTCCGATCGTGAAATGACGGAAGAAAAAGTGCCGATTCCACCACTTCTAGCGCTAAGTGCACTGCATCAGCATCTTGTGCGTCAAGGCTTACGGACAAAGGTGAGTCTGATCGTTGAATCTGGAGAAGTCAGAGAGGTTCATCATTTTGCCGCACTGATTGGCTACGGAGCAGATGCGATCCATCCTTATCTTGTGTATGAAACGTACAAACAGCTGATTGCAGAAGAAGCGATCTCTTTCAGCTTTGATGAAGCAGTCACAAAGTTTGGTAAAAGCGTAACCGAAGGTGTCGTCAAAGTCATGTCTAAAGTGGGAATCTCCACTGTGCAAAGCTATAGAGGAGCCCAAATCTTTGAAGCCGTTGGTATTAGTGAAGACGTCATTCAGGCGTATTTCACGGGAACAGCTTCTCAGCTTGGCGGGATTGACCTTGAGACCATTGCACATGAAGCAAAACTTCGTCATGAAGCAGGGTATCAGGCAGCGACTGACCAAACACTCGAATCAGGAAGTGACTTCCAGTGGAGAAAAAATGGTGAGCACCATGCCTTTAATCCAAAAACGATCCATACGCTTCAGTGGGCATGTCGCAATGAAGATTACGATCTATTTAAGCAATATACAAAGGCAGCGGACGAAGAAAGAATCGGCTTCCTTCGAAATTTATTTGCTTTCCAGCCAAAACAAAAACCAGTTCGTTTGGAAGACGTTGAATCTGCTGAATCCATCGTGCGCCGATTCAAGACAGGCGCCATGTCATTTGGGTCTTTAAGTAAAGAAGCGCACGAAGCACTTGCGATTGCCATGAACCGAATTGGCGGTAAAAGTAACAGCGGAGAAGGCGGAGAAGATCCTGCACGCTTTACAGTTGATAAACGCGGCGATGATCGCAGAAGTGCGATTAAACAAATTGCTTCTGGCCGCTTTGGCGTAAAGAGTCATTATTTGGTCAATGCAGATGAACTGCAAATTAAAATGGCACAAGGGGCAAAGCCTGGAGAAGGCGGACAGCTGCCAGGAAATAAAGTATACCCTTGGGTCGCCGATGTACGCGGATCTACACCAGGCGTCGGATTGATTTCACCACCGCCGCATCATGATATTTATTCCATCGAGGATTTAGCGCAGCTGATCCATGATTTGAAAAACGCGAACCGTGATGCCCGCATCAGCGTCAAGCTTGTGTCTAAAGCAGGCGTTGGTACGATTGCAGCAGGTGTTGCAAAAGGAACGGCGGATGTCATTGTGATCAGTGGATACGATGGCGGCACAGGAGCTTCGCCGAAAACGAGTATTAAACACACAGGACTTCCTTGGGAGCTCGGTTTGGCAGAGGCGCATCAAACCCTTGTGTTAAACGGCCTTCGCGAGAGAGTCGTTCTTGAAACGGACGGAAAGTTAATGACTGGTCGCGACGTTGTCATGGCTGCGATATTAGGAGCAGAAGAATATGGCTTTGCGACAGCTCCACTTGTCGTATTGGGCTGCGTGATGATGAGAGCATGTCATTTAGATACTTGCCCAGTCGGCGTCGCTACACAGAATCCAGAGCTTCGTAAAAAATTCATGGGGAACCCTGACCATATTGTGAATTTCATGATGTTTATTGCAGAGGAAGTAAGAGAAATCTTAGCGGAGCTCGGCTTTACATCAATGGATGAATTAATTGGACGCACGGATGTTCTAGGAGTTAGCGAACGAGCAAAAGCTCACTGGAAAGCAGGCCAGCTAGACCTTGAAACACTGCTTTATCAGCCAGAAGGAGCTCGTACATTCAGAACACCGCAAAATCATAAAATTGATGAATCACTGGATATGAATGAAATCCTCCCTTATGTACAGGAAGCGTTGAATCATCAAACACCGGTTGATCTATCATTGAATATTCGCAATATCAATCGTGTGGCCGGAACCATTACTGGAAGTGAAGTGTCTAAACGCTACGGGGAAGAAGGCTTGCCAGAGGATACGATCACACTAAGGTTCACTGGTTCCGCAGGACAAAGCTTCGGCGCATTTGTGCCAAAGGGCATGTCTCTCTATTTAACAGGTGATTCAAATGACTATATCGGCAAAGGACTCTCAGGAGGCAAAATTGCGGTCAAAACATCTGATCACTTTGTACAAAATGGACATGAAAATGTCATTGTTGGAAACGTCGCATTCTACGGAGCGACAAGTGGAAAAGCCTATATTAACGGGCGTGCAGGTGAGCGCTTTGCCGTTCGTAATTCAGGCGTGCAGGTGGTTGTTGAAGGAATCGGTGATCACGGCTGTGAATACATGACTGGCGGACGTGTCGTCATTTTAGGAGACGTCGGAAAGAACTTCGGCGCAGGAATGTCTGGCGGCGTAGCTTATGTCCATACATCCGATGCGAAACAGTTCAAAAGAATGTGCAACATGGAAATGATCATGTTTGAAAAACTCACAGATCACGATGAAGAGCAAGAAGTGAAACAGCTGATTCAAGAGCACCTTCACTATACAAACAGCGCAAAAGCTTCGGCACTTTTAGAAAACTGGGCGCAAGAAAAGGATCAATTCATCAAGGTCATTCCGAGAAATTACAAAATGATGCTTCAAAGCATTGAAGAACAAAAACAAGCGGGCCTTAGTCATGAGGAAGCGGTCATGTATGCCTTTGAAGCAAACACGAAACCGAAAAATCAAGAAACGGCAAACGGGCAAAAAGCAGCCCTCGCTCATTAA
- a CDS encoding ABC transporter ATP-binding protein yields the protein MKSILSFLKPYRLSVVSIVILTFLSSMLQLYLPTLTADIVDVGIVQGDIAYIWKVGGWMVACSLLAILLTIWKSYLSSKTALGFGRDMRRQLFVHVEQFSLEEFQRIGTSSFITRSTNDVKQVQDVTIMILQMMTRAPLMLVGGIILAVSRDAVLSLIFLAALPLLGGFIYLVSRKAIPLFGQLQKKTDRLNLIMRESLSGIRVIRAFNRVDDEKERFQEANTSYKDTGLRVNRLMAYLFPFMLIIMNFTNIGIVWLGANRIDAGEMEVGNLIAFIQYAMMILMALIMLSMSFIMVPRAQASAKRMNEVLNMEPKIQDNKGTVTDLHAPAQSIRFEDVSFYYSNAEKPAVQNISFEAKTGETTAIIGSTGSGKTTLLQLMTRFYEATEGRITLDGVDIRKLPQEKLRGQMGYVSQKAVLFSGTIADNVRFGRQNASDEDVWQALRTAQAEEFVLQKDGGINAEIDQGGSNLSGGQKQRLSIARALVRKPSFYLFDDSFSALDYKTDAKLRASLEAEKAHAALIIVAQRISTVKHSDKIIVLDDGKIAGIGTHEQLLKDNLVYQEIVASQEGQEVERG from the coding sequence ATGAAATCAATTTTATCGTTTTTAAAGCCGTATCGGCTATCCGTTGTGTCCATTGTGATCCTCACCTTTTTAAGCAGTATGCTCCAGCTGTATTTACCGACGCTTACGGCAGATATCGTCGATGTCGGGATCGTCCAAGGAGATATTGCTTACATATGGAAGGTTGGCGGCTGGATGGTGGCTTGTTCTTTACTTGCCATCTTACTCACGATCTGGAAGTCTTACTTGTCATCAAAGACTGCACTTGGCTTCGGGCGTGATATGAGAAGACAGCTGTTTGTGCATGTCGAACAATTTTCACTAGAAGAATTTCAAAGGATCGGGACGTCTTCCTTTATTACAAGATCAACAAATGATGTGAAACAAGTCCAAGATGTCACGATCATGATCTTACAAATGATGACGAGAGCACCACTCATGCTTGTGGGCGGAATTATTTTGGCTGTATCCCGAGATGCTGTCCTGTCTCTCATCTTTCTAGCTGCTCTCCCCCTTCTTGGCGGATTTATCTACTTGGTGTCGAGAAAAGCCATTCCTTTATTCGGTCAGCTTCAGAAAAAAACAGATCGGCTGAATTTAATTATGCGAGAATCTCTTTCAGGCATCCGGGTCATTCGTGCTTTTAACCGTGTAGATGATGAAAAGGAGCGTTTTCAAGAAGCCAACACATCCTACAAGGATACTGGTCTGAGAGTCAACCGTTTAATGGCTTACTTGTTTCCATTTATGCTCATCATCATGAACTTCACAAATATCGGCATTGTCTGGCTAGGTGCAAACCGAATTGATGCCGGAGAGATGGAAGTAGGGAATCTTATTGCCTTTATCCAATATGCGATGATGATTTTAATGGCACTGATTATGCTGTCGATGAGTTTTATTATGGTCCCAAGAGCACAAGCATCAGCTAAACGGATGAATGAAGTGTTAAACATGGAACCGAAAATTCAAGACAATAAAGGAACGGTTACTGACCTGCACGCGCCCGCACAATCCATTCGCTTTGAGGATGTGTCATTTTATTACTCAAATGCTGAAAAGCCGGCAGTTCAAAACATTTCGTTTGAAGCCAAAACTGGCGAAACGACAGCTATTATCGGAAGTACAGGTTCAGGGAAAACCACTCTTCTCCAGCTAATGACGCGCTTCTACGAAGCAACTGAAGGCCGGATTACACTAGATGGTGTAGACATTAGAAAGCTGCCTCAGGAGAAACTAAGAGGCCAGATGGGCTACGTTTCTCAAAAAGCAGTTTTATTTAGTGGAACCATTGCCGATAATGTACGCTTCGGCAGGCAGAATGCAAGCGATGAAGATGTCTGGCAGGCGCTGCGCACGGCGCAGGCAGAAGAATTTGTTTTGCAAAAAGATGGCGGAATCAATGCGGAAATTGACCAGGGCGGATCGAATCTATCTGGCGGTCAAAAGCAGCGTCTTTCTATTGCAAGAGCGCTAGTGAGAAAGCCGTCATTCTATCTGTTTGACGATAGTTTCTCAGCACTTGATTACAAAACAGATGCGAAGCTTCGGGCATCATTAGAAGCTGAAAAAGCGCATGCAGCCCTCATCATTGTGGCGCAAAGAATCAGCACAGTGAAGCATAGTGATAAAATCATCGTACTAGATGATGGGAAAATCGCAGGTATCGGAACACATGAACAATTACTGAAGGACAACCTTGTCTATCAAGAGATTGTTGCATCACAGGAAGGTCAGGAGGTGGAGCGAGGATGA
- a CDS encoding LysR family transcriptional regulator, translating to MELRQLRYFVEVADREHVSEAAENLHVAQSAISRQIANLEEELGVALFEREGRNIKLTKIGRQFLDHVRTALKAIDYAKEQIDEYLDPHKGTVNIGFPTSLASQVLPSVISAFKQEYPEVDFLLRQGSYKFLIEAVKNRDIDLAFLGPVPTNDPQIEGHILFSESIYALLPVSHPFSGQRSIHLSDLRKDHFVLFPEGYVLRQIAVDACKQAGYEPTISSEGEDLDAIKGLVSAGMGVTLLPESAFYETTPRFTAKIPIDFPQVRRTVGIIASKSREMSPSAHDFYVFVKDFFSKIEQYK from the coding sequence ATGGAGCTTCGTCAGTTGCGTTATTTTGTAGAAGTCGCAGACCGTGAACACGTGTCAGAAGCGGCTGAAAACTTACATGTTGCCCAATCTGCGATCAGCCGGCAGATTGCGAATTTAGAAGAAGAACTTGGAGTGGCCTTATTCGAACGAGAAGGACGAAATATCAAATTAACGAAGATCGGCAGACAATTTTTAGATCATGTCAGAACGGCACTAAAAGCCATTGATTATGCGAAAGAGCAAATTGATGAATATTTAGATCCGCACAAAGGAACCGTCAATATCGGCTTTCCTACTAGCCTAGCAAGCCAAGTGCTACCTTCTGTTATTTCCGCCTTTAAGCAGGAATACCCAGAGGTCGATTTTTTACTTCGTCAAGGATCCTATAAATTTCTCATTGAAGCTGTAAAAAATCGAGATATTGATCTCGCCTTTTTAGGACCTGTACCGACAAACGATCCTCAAATAGAAGGACATATTTTGTTTTCAGAAAGCATTTATGCCTTGCTGCCTGTCAGTCACCCCTTTAGCGGACAAAGGAGTATTCATTTAAGTGATTTAAGAAAAGATCATTTCGTGTTATTTCCAGAAGGTTATGTGCTGAGACAAATTGCGGTTGATGCTTGTAAGCAGGCAGGCTATGAGCCAACCATTTCATCAGAAGGAGAAGATTTAGACGCTATTAAAGGTCTCGTATCAGCGGGTATGGGCGTTACCTTATTACCCGAAAGTGCCTTTTATGAAACCACACCGCGCTTTACAGCGAAGATTCCGATCGATTTTCCGCAAGTGAGAAGAACTGTTGGAATTATTGCTTCTAAATCACGAGAAATGTCACCTTCTGCTCATGATTTTTATGTGTTCGTGAAGGATTTCTTTTCTAAAATTGAACAATATAAATAA